One Arthrobacter sp. StoSoilB19 DNA window includes the following coding sequences:
- a CDS encoding ATP-dependent DNA ligase, protein MELPVMPPVPPMLAKAVSGIDGIPGSADLSYEPKWDGFRSIIFRDGDDLEIGSRNEKPMTRYFPELVAALKENLPPRCVVDGEIILIGASGDRLDFDTLQQRIHPAASRVKLLAQQTPASFVAFDLLALDDDDYTGRPFSERRAALEKALAASSAPVHLTAATTDKATAAQWFEQFEGAGLDGIVAKRLDGRYEPDKRVMFKVKHERTADCVVAGYRLHKSGPDAIGSLLLGLYKDDGGLASVGVIGAFPMKRRKELFEELQPLVTGFEGHPWAWGKQEEGERTPRNAEGSRWSAGKDLSFVPLRPELVVEVRYDHMEGDRFRHTAQFNRWRPDRDPESCTYEQLEEPVNFDLASVLETGRG, encoded by the coding sequence ATGGAACTTCCCGTGATGCCGCCCGTCCCGCCCATGCTCGCCAAGGCCGTCAGCGGCATTGACGGCATTCCAGGAAGCGCGGACCTCAGCTACGAGCCAAAATGGGACGGCTTCAGGTCCATCATCTTCCGCGACGGTGATGACCTGGAGATCGGCAGCCGCAACGAGAAGCCCATGACCCGCTACTTCCCGGAGCTCGTTGCGGCACTGAAGGAAAACCTGCCGCCGCGCTGCGTGGTGGACGGCGAGATCATCCTTATCGGTGCGTCCGGCGACCGGCTGGATTTCGACACCCTGCAGCAGCGCATCCACCCCGCGGCCAGCCGGGTGAAGCTGCTGGCCCAACAAACCCCGGCGAGCTTCGTGGCGTTCGACCTGCTGGCGCTGGACGACGACGACTACACTGGCAGGCCTTTTTCTGAGCGGCGGGCCGCGCTGGAGAAGGCGCTCGCGGCCAGCAGTGCCCCGGTCCATCTCACAGCTGCCACCACGGACAAAGCCACGGCCGCGCAGTGGTTCGAACAGTTCGAGGGCGCCGGGCTGGACGGCATCGTGGCCAAGCGGCTGGACGGCCGGTACGAGCCGGACAAGCGGGTGATGTTCAAGGTCAAGCACGAGCGCACGGCCGACTGCGTGGTGGCAGGATACCGCCTCCACAAGAGCGGTCCCGATGCTATCGGGTCCCTCCTGCTGGGCCTCTACAAGGACGACGGCGGCCTGGCGAGCGTGGGCGTGATCGGCGCCTTCCCCATGAAGCGCCGCAAGGAACTGTTCGAAGAACTCCAGCCGCTGGTGACCGGCTTCGAGGGCCACCCGTGGGCGTGGGGCAAGCAGGAAGAAGGGGAACGGACGCCGCGGAACGCCGAAGGCAGCAGGTGGAGCGCCGGGAAGGACCTGTCCTTCGTCCCACTGCGGCCCGAACTGGTGGTGGAGGTCCGCTACGACCACATGGAGGGCGACAGGTTCCGCCACACGGCCCAGTTCAAC
- a CDS encoding AEC family transporter, producing MGGVLIGLAVIGVVIAVGYIAARCGLGDEPTISALTRTAFFITNPVLLFTVVLKSDLSVVLSAYVPLAMITAAITALLYVAASRIWFPRPLAETAVGAMAGSYVNANNIGIPITLYALGDATPVAPVLLVQLLLFAPLVLTLLDLSEAGRFSPRLMLTQPFRNPMIIASLLGVVLAAFHVQLPAPVMAPLTLLGGAAVPVVLLAFGMSLHGTKMLRSGGHTAEILTATALKSAVMPAVAFVVGRFLFNLDHHMLLGVVLMAALPSAQNVFLFASKYGRGVAVARETILLSTAAAAPVLVLVVWLLAG from the coding sequence GTGGGCGGTGTGCTGATCGGACTGGCGGTGATCGGCGTCGTCATTGCCGTGGGTTACATCGCCGCACGCTGCGGCCTGGGCGATGAACCCACCATCTCGGCGCTGACCCGGACCGCCTTCTTCATCACCAACCCGGTGCTGCTCTTCACCGTGGTGCTGAAATCGGACCTCTCCGTGGTCCTCTCCGCATACGTTCCGCTCGCCATGATCACGGCGGCGATCACGGCCCTCCTGTATGTGGCCGCCAGCCGGATCTGGTTTCCGCGGCCGCTCGCGGAGACGGCCGTGGGCGCGATGGCGGGCTCCTACGTCAACGCCAACAACATCGGCATCCCCATCACGCTGTATGCCCTGGGGGACGCCACTCCCGTAGCTCCGGTCCTGCTGGTCCAGCTGCTCCTGTTCGCCCCGCTGGTCCTGACCCTGCTGGACCTCTCCGAGGCCGGCCGGTTTTCGCCCCGGCTCATGCTGACGCAGCCCTTCCGGAACCCCATGATCATCGCCTCGCTCCTGGGCGTGGTCCTGGCCGCGTTCCATGTGCAGCTTCCGGCTCCGGTGATGGCTCCACTGACGCTCCTGGGCGGTGCTGCAGTGCCGGTGGTGCTCCTGGCCTTCGGGATGTCGCTGCACGGAACAAAGATGCTTCGAAGCGGCGGCCACACGGCCGAAATCCTCACTGCCACGGCACTCAAGTCCGCGGTGATGCCGGCGGTGGCGTTCGTCGTCGGCCGCTTCCTCTTCAACCTGGACCACCACATGCTGCTGGGCGTAGTGCTCATGGCGGCGCTTCCCTCGGCCCAGAACGTGTTCCTGTTCGCCAGCAAGTACGGGAGGGGGGTGGCGGTGGCGCGGGAAACCATCCTGCTCTCCACCGCCGCCGCGGCGCCGGTGCTGGTGCTGGTGGTTTGGCTGCTGGCAGGCTGA